One stretch of Plasmodium yoelii strain 17X genome assembly, chromosome: 5 DNA includes these proteins:
- a CDS encoding DNA polymerase delta catalytic subunit, putative, which produces MEQNIFSATNVIPYGPLYDKVKKVKNNDQDENYPVVEEYEKLLKTYERPNPYDSNGSLKFNNNDDLILFQIDLDYTVENIFRNVIYNNEGSTNNSDSKCNSIYEPYKIILGKEKNFISVPIIRIYSITNCGYSVVVNVHNFFPYFYVEKPNGFNNDDMIKLESMLNETLSLNNQFKMYENKILKIETVKTESIMYFKKSGKTDFLKITVLLPKMVPSLKKFFESGINVNSKHFGGIVYEANLPFILRYIIDKKITGSSWIKCEKNSYIIRSKNKQSSNCTFEIDIHYENIEPMALENEYQKIPKLRILSFDIECIKLDGKGFPEAKTDPIIQISSILYLQGDPIENCAKFIFTLLECASIPGSNVIWFNDEKTMLEAWNEFVIRIDPDFLTGYNIINFDIPYILNRGTALNLKKLKYIGRIKNIPSLVKDANFSSKQFGTHETKEININGRIQFDVYDLIKRDYRLKSYTLNYVSFEFLKEQKEDVHYSIMNDLQNENSESRKRIATYCIKDGLLPLRLIDKLLFIYNYVEMARVTGTPFVYLLTRGQQIKVTSQLYRKCKELNYIIPSTYIKVNNNDKFEGATVLEPIKGYYIEPISTLDFASLYPSIMIAHNLCYSTLIKNNDEISDLNKNDITTVPGKNNFKFVKGNVKRGVLPLIVEELIRARKNVKAMMKNEQNPITKMVLNGRQLALKISANSVYGYTGAAAGGQLPCLEIATSITTFGRSMIEKTKETVEAYYCKNNGFEHNATVVYGDTDSVMVKFGTNDVGEAMRLGKDAAERISKEFLHPIKLEFEKVYCPYLLLNKKRYAGLLYTNPNKHDKMDCKGIETVRRDFCILIQQMMETVLNKLLIEKDLNSAIEYTKSKIKDLLTNNIDMSLLVVTKSLGKAEYETRLPHVELAKKLKQRDSATAPNVGDRVSYIIIKGTKGQAQYERAEDPLYVLDNNLSIDHNHYLDAIKNPLSRIFEVIMQNSDSLFCGEHTRHKTILTSSQTALSKFLKKTIRCIGCNSSIKKPPLCNHCKTNKEFSIYMQKIKDLKLKQNEFFQLWTECQRCQGNLHIDVICMNRDCPIFYRRAKIKKDVANLQEQVTSLKIEW; this is translated from the coding sequence ATGGAGCAAAATATATTCTCGGCCACAAATGTAATTCCTTATGGCCCTCTTTACGATAAAGTAAAAAAGGTGAAAAATAATGATCAAGATGAAAATTATCCCGTTGTAGAAGAATACGAAAAATTGCTAAAAACATATGAGAGACCAAATCCATATGATTCAAATGGCTCTTTAAAATTCAACAACAATGATGATTTGATATTATTTCAAATCGATTTAGATTACACTgtggaaaatatatttcgaAACGtgatttataataatgaaggTTCTACAAATAATAGCGATTCTAAATGTAATAGTATCTATGAACCATATAAAATAATCCTAGGCAAAGAGAAAAATTTCATATCAGTTCCAATTATTCGAATATATAGTATCACAAATTGCGGATATAGTGTCGTAGTGAATGTTCACAATTTTTTcccatatttttatgtagAGAAACCAAATGGttttaataatgatgatatgATAAAACTCGAATCTATGTTAAATGAAACCCTGAGTCTAAATAATCAATTTAAGAtgtatgaaaataaaatattaaaaattgaaACTGTTAAAACAGAAAGTATTatgtattttaaaaaatcagGAAAAAcagattttttaaaaataaccGTCTTATTACCTAAGATGGTTCcatcattaaaaaaattttttgaaaGTGGTATAAATGTTAACAGTAAGCATTTTGGTGGTATCGTATATGAAGCCAATTTACCATTTATTTTAAGATATattattgataaaaaaataactggTTCATCATGGattaaatgtgaaaaaaatagttatattaTACGAAGTAAAAACAAACAATCGTCTAATTGCACATTTGAAATAGATATacattatgaaaatatagagCCTATGGCGTTAGAAAatgaatatcaaaaaattcCCAAATTAAGAATTCTTTCCTTTGATATCGAATGTATAAAATTAGATGGAAAAGGTTTTCCAGAAGCAAAAACAGATCCTATTATACAAATATCATCAATTCTATATTTACAAGGTGACCCAATTGAAAATTGTgcaaaattcatttttacaCTTTTAGAATGCGCTAGTATACCCGGTTCAAATGTTATATGGtttaatgatgaaaaaacaaTGTTAGAAGCATGGAATGAATTTGTTATAAGAATAGACCCAGATTTTTTAACAGGTTATAATATCATAAATTTTGATATAccatatatattaaacagAGGTACCGCtttaaacttaaaaaaattaaaatatataggtagaataaaaaatattccaaGTCTTGTTAAAGATGCTAATTTTTCTTCAAAACAATTTGGGACACATGAAACAAAagaaattaatattaatggAAGAATACAATTCGATGTTTACGATCTAATTAAAAGAGATTATAGATTAAAATCGTATACCTTAAACTATGTATCATTTGAATTCTTAAAAGAACAAAAAGAAGATGTACATTATAGCATAATGAACGATttacaaaatgaaaattcgGAATCACGTAAACGAATTGCCACTTATTGTATTAAGGATGGTTTATTACCCTTACGATTAattgataaattattatttatttataattatgtaGAAATGGCTAGAGTTACAGGTACACCATTTGTTTATCTATTAACTAGAGGCCAACAAATTAAAGTTACTTCACagttatatagaaaatgtaaagaattaaattatattattcctagcacatatattaaagttaataataatgataaatttgAAGGTGCTACTGTTTTAGAGCCAATAAAAGGTTATTATATAGAGCCTATTTCTACTCTCGATTTTGCATCTTTATATCCATCTATTATGATCGCCCATAATTTATGTTATTCTACactcataaaaaataatgatgaaattTCGGAcctaaataaaaatgatataacaACTGTACcaggaaaaaataattttaaatttgttaaagGTAATGTAAAACGGGGTGTACTACCATTAATTGTCGAAGAATTAATAAGAGCTCGAAAAAACGTAAAAGCTATGAtgaaaaatgaacaaaatccAATTACAAAAATGGTACTTAATGGCAGACAATTAGCACTTAAAATATCAGCAAATTCAGTTTATGGATATACTGGTGCAGCGGCTGGAGGTCAGTTGCCTTGCTTAGAAATAGCTACCTCAATTACTACATTCGGTAGATCTATGatagaaaaaacaaaagaaacAGTTGAAGCATattattgtaaaaataatggGTTTGAACACAATGCAACTGTTGTATATGGTGATACAGATTCTGTAATGGTTAAATTTGGTACAAATGATGTTGGAGAAGCAATGAGATTAGGTAAAGATGCAGCAGAAAGAATAAGTAAAGAATTTTTACATCCTATTAAATTAGAATTTGAAAAAGTATATTGTCCATATTTATTACTTAATAAAAAGAGATATGCAGGCTTATTATACACTAATCCAAATAAACATGATAAAATGGATTGTAAAGGTATTGAAACTGTTAGAAGAGATTTTTGCATACTTATACAACAAATGATGGAAActgttttaaataaattattaatagaaAAAGATTTAAATAGTGCTATTGAGTATACCAAAAGTAAAATTAAAgatttattaacaaataatatagatatgaGTTTGTTAGTTGTAACTAAGTCATTAGGAAAAGCTGAATATGAAACTAGATTACCACATGTAGAATTAGcaaaaaaattgaaacaAAGAGATAGTGCTACGGCCCCAAATGTTGGAGATAGAGTtagttatattattataaaaggTACAAAAGGACAAGCACAATATGAAAGAGCTGAAGATCCATTATATGTATtagataataatttatcaatAGATCATAATCATTATCTAGATGCTATCAAAAATCCACTATCTAGAATATTTGAAGTTATTATGCAAAATTCAGACTCTTTATTTTGTGGAGAACATACAAGGCATAAAACTATTTTAACATCAAGCCAAACAGCTTTATCAAAATTTCTTAAAAAGACTATTAGATGCATAGGTTGTAATAGTTCAATTAAAAAGCCACCATTATGTAACCATTGTAAAACGAACAAAGAATTCTCTATTTATAtgcaaaaaattaaagattTAAAACTCAAACAAAACGAGTTCTTTCAACTATGGACTGAATGTCAAAGATGTCAGGGAAATTTACACATAGACGTCATTTGCATGAATAGAGATTGCCCCATATTTTACAGAAGGGCAAAAATTAAGAAGGATGTAGCAAACCTTCAAGAACAAGTTACATCCCTCAAAATTGAATGgtaa
- a CDS encoding rhoptry neck protein 12, producing MANFNRYSFLVLVYILVVYKYVESLRMHKPVEYTIKEHANKNINKANSNLNKNTCNNGENICNNELKNENIGKEQSAINGHNLQDLKNGNNEKDILNNISISENVLDNSKEVCEFVVMKNNYFKNFCAMTHLYKDILKLKNTSSKLYDDVTNVSYENGEISESKVLKSDGDKKIVIENDAHNPKISILYLFEKLCVGGIPLACANILKVDNVFDINQYGNEIDDKELNDINIENDLINSEDSKNTFVENVSDLTE from the coding sequence ATGGCAAATTTTAATAGATATTCCTTTTTGGTTTTGGTATACATATTggttgtatataaatatgtagaaAGTTTGAGAATGCATAAGCCAGTTGAGTATACTATTAAGGAGCatgcaaataaaaatattaacaaagcAAATtctaatttaaataaaaatacatgtAATAATGGTGagaatatatgtaataatgaattaaaaaatgaaaatataggTAAGGAACAATCCGCAATTAATGGACATAATTTACAAGATTTGAAGAATGGAAACAATGAAAAAGACATTTTAAACAATATATCGATATCCGAAAACGTTCTTGATAATTCTAAGGAAGTTTGTGAATTTGTtgttatgaaaaataattactTTAAAAACTTTTGTGCAATGACACATTTATAcaaagatatattaaaattaaaaaacacAAGCAGTAAATTATATGACGATGTTACAAATGTTTCATATGAAAATGGAGAAATATCTGAATCCAAAGTTTTAAAAAGTGATggagataaaaaaattgttattgaAAATGATGCTCATAATCCTAAAATttccatattatatttatttgaaaaattatgtGTTGGTGGTATTCCATTAGCTTGTgctaatatattaaaagtaGATAATGTTTTTGATATTAATCAATATGGTAACGAAATAGATGACAAAGAATTAAatgatattaatatagaaaatgattTAATTAATTCAGAAGATTCGAAAAATACATTTGTAGAAAATGTGTCAGATTTGACCGAATAA
- a CDS encoding enoyl-CoA hydratase-related protein, putative — MLNNLNYIIRKKKISSVLLLPKKLHSIQKNYIKTSIFKDDDIYIDPLEIHNEQTNKTNYLNCGNPDECVYNRSNVGMSAIIINNKYINIELINKLYKILRNSEVNYTKRFVFLTSLYNDIFNYSYNLYDILKILEIYQKTKNNHYLNIFKKILININELAYLIFSYKKPFISYCNGKIQGSAGFLTFLANNSSSYFHSSYSYNNLSYSFLPYGGISYILTQLRGSLGLYLALTGLEIKSSDLIWSGLCKRWISDDSLELMEITSESQLEVSEQNANILLEEHFLTVPEIYTLKNYEEIIHEHFKYNNLLYILKKLNISRKSENKKIKNWADQTYQKITSLPPLATHITFEILNILRNYKMDLLKRAQVTNKLWNDLIKNSYKMAYITKEEISMAELKKTIDNELFIKALNLETNALLNFVSCPDILNGITSYLVKNTDRSFNSNYINNNIFEVKKDIIQYFIFYKNNYEYSSCDRPDISLSSLSVLEKYNQNYNSQHGNSHDKLFYQNESIKWSDDYLKDELNKINDQLL; from the exons ATGCttaataatttgaattatattataagaaagaaaaaaataagcagCGTATTGTTGCTACCCAAAAAGTTGCATtctattcaaaaaaattatataaaaactaGTATATTTAAAGATGATGACATATATATAGATCCCCTTGAAATACACAATGAGCAAACAAACAAAACAAATTATCTTAACTGTGGAAATCCAGATGAGTGTGTATACAACAGAAGTAATGTAGGGATGAGTgcaattataataaataataaatatattaatatagaacttataaataaattatataaaatccTTAGAAATAGTGAAGTTAATTATACTAAAAGGTTCGTATTCTTAACTTCGttatataatgatatatttaattatagttataatttatatgatatattaaaaatattagaaatatatcaaaaaacgaaaaataaccattatttaaacatttttaaaaaaatattaataaatattaatgaattagcatatttaatattttcatataaaaagCCATTTATATCTTATTGTAATGGAAAAATACAAGGATCTGCTGGATTTTTAACATTTCTTGCTAATAATAGTTCATCTTATTTTCATTCGTcttattcatataataatttaagttACTCATTCTTACCATATGGTGGAATTTCTTATATACTAACACAATTAAGAGGGTCGTTAGGTTTATATTTAGCATTAACTGGTCTAGAAATAAAATCCTCTGATTTAATTTGGTCTGGTTTATGTAAAAGATGGATATCAGATGATAGTTTAGAATTAATGGAAATAACATCAGAAAGCCAATTAGAAGTTTCTGAACAAAatgcaaatatattattagaagAACATTTTTTAACAGTCCcagaaatatatacattaaaaaattatgaagaaATTATACATGAACActttaaatataacaatttattatatatattaaagaaattaaatatttcgagaaaaagtgaaaataaaaaaattaaaaattggGCTGACCAAACATATCAAAAAATTACTTCTTTGCCTCCATTAGCAACTCATATCACATttgaaatattaaatatattaagaaattataaaatggaCTTATTAAAAAGGGCACAAgtaacaaataaattatggaATGATCTTATAAAAAACAGTTATAAAATGGCATATATAACAAAAGAGGAAATAAGCATGgctgaattaaaaaaaacaatagaCAATGAACTTTTTATTAAAGCTTTAAATTTAGAGACAAATGCtcttttaaattttgtttCTTGTCCCGATATATTAAATGGTATAACATCATACTTAGTTAAAAATACCGATCGTTCatttaattcaaattatattaataacaatatattcgAAGTCAAAAAAGATATTattcaatattttattttttacaaaaataattatgaatattCCTCATGTGATAGACCTGATATAAGTTTATCCAGCTTAAGTGTtcttgaaaaatataatcaaaattataatagtCAGCATGGCAATTCTCATGACAAGCTGTTTTACCAAAATGAG AGCATAAAATGGAGCGACGATTATTTAAAAGACGAATTAAACAAGATTAATGACCAACTTTTATAG
- a CDS encoding golgi perepheral membrane protein p65 → MGAGQTKENNGGYRIIKISENGPASKCNLEIFFDYIVKIDDVTLLDESINTYNNFIEKVKNYENKELILYVYNCRYAKMKEIKIVPMKWSGNGLLGININYERFNALYEGVKILKTFNNSSDFESNLMENSDYIIGHENNIIRNKKELTEYLDNTINIKSKDDLCKSQMYIYNSNTEKVRKIIINLYEIWENIEFLEGNIKSKHLQAIPICNKEHLNNITEENNFKEIFFPQKNELEKHEHGNDECSTEYDKGIVKNKKEEQINHFSSRNVAALSINSEYNNDNNIINFNKPEQMNNEYVCSKDNNTKNSLLPENTNEVTELDNLCYTNQQINMFVNVKNDNKNSYDENSTIDIEKDEIKRCGIANSEEDFNNTSDSSEWSDKRKNTYSEYVKNMKIYTDEMTEIYESMRRNNEILNNIKQMKKVETSLDGYNEFIGDK, encoded by the exons atgggAGCAGGCCAAACGAAGGAAAACAATGGGG gatatagaataataaaaataagcgAAAATGGCCCAGCGAGTAAATGCAATttggaaatattttttgattaCATAGTTAAAATAGATGACGTAACATTACTGGATGAGtctattaatacatataacaattttatagaaaaggttaaaaattatgaaaataaggaattaattttatatgtttataaTTGCCGATATGCAAAAAtgaaggaaataaaaattgtaccAATGAAATGGAGTGGGAATGGATTATTaggaataaatataaactaTGAACGTTTTAATGCATTATATGAAGGggttaaaattttaaaaacatttaataACTCTTCAGATTTCGAATCCAATTTAATGGAGAATAGTGATTATATAATAGGAcacgaaaataatataattagaaataaaaaagaattaaCAGAGTATCTTGATAatactataaatataaaaagcaAAGACGATTTATGTAAATCACagatgtatatatataatagtaataCTGAAAAGGTAcggaaaattataataaatctTTATGAAATATGggaaaatatagaatttttggAGGGCAACATTAAATCAAAGCATTTACAAGCCATTCCTATTTGTAATAAAGaacatttaaataatataacggaagaaaataatttcaaagaaatattttttcctcAGAAAAATGAATTAGAGAAACATGAACATGGCAATGATGAATGTTCGACAGAATATGATAAAGGAATAGTGAAAAACAAAAAGGAAGAGCAAATAAATCATTTCAGTAGTAGGAATGTGGCTGCACTCTCAATAAATtcagaatataataatgataataacatTATAAATTTCAATAAACCTGAACAAATGAATAATGAGTATGTATGTAGTAAAGATAATAATACTAAGAATAGTTTGCTCCCAGAAAATACGAATGAAGTTACCGAATTAGATAACTTGTGCTATACAAATCAACAAATTAACATGTTTGTGaatgtaaaaaatgataataagaATAGTTATGATGAAAATTCAACGATTGATAttgaaaaagatgaaattAAAAGATGTGGAATTGCGAATAGTGAAGAAGATTTTAATAATACCAGTGACAGTAGCGAGTGGAGCGATAAACGAAAGAATACTTATTCAGAATATGTCAAAAAcatgaaaatatatactgATGAAATGACAGAAATATATGAAAGTATGAGAAGAAATAATGAAATActcaataatataaaacaaatgaaaaaagtGGAAACTTCTTTAGATGgctataatgaatttattgGGGATAAATAA
- a CDS encoding phosphomannomutase, putative: protein MTKKSKIFLFDVDGTLTKSRKTIEKDMVDTLLELKSKEECLLALVGGSDYKKIVEQIQYPEMFDYIFSENGVIAHKNNEQYFSENIINFLGESKLRDLINYCLLYIANLDIPKKRGTFIELRNGIINISPIGRNCSYIDREEFCVYNSKHDILKTFRSNLINEFEKYNLAFSIGGQISIDCFPIGWDKTFCLRHIEGISSEIYFFGDKTDIGGNDYEIFHDKRVRGYSVTCPDDTIKVLRTFLDN from the exons ACGATCGAAAAAGATATGGTTGATACATTATTGGAACTAAAATCTAAAGAGGAATGTTTATTGGCATTAGTTGGAGGATctgattataaaaaaattgtagagCAAATACAAT ATCCTGAAATgtttgattatatattttcagaAAATGGAGTAATAGcgcataaaaataatgaacaaTATTTTTCGGAG aatattataaattttttgggAGAAAGCAAATTAAGAGATCTCATAAATTATTGCCTTTTGTATATTGCCAATTTAGATATTCCAAAAAAgag AGGAACCTTCATTGAACTACGAAATGGAATAATAAACATTAGTCCCATTGGACGAAATTGTTCATATATAGATAGAGAAGAGTTTTGTGTATATAATTCCAAGCATGACATTCTTAAAACATTTCGATCGAATTTAATTAACGA GTTCGAGAAATATAACCTCGCATTTTCAATAGGAGGGCAAATATCAATAGATTGCTTTCCAATA GGATGGGATAAGACATTTTGTTTGAGGCACATAGAAGGGATATCGagtgaaatatatttttttggagATAAAACAGATATA GGGGGAAATGATTATGAAATATTTCACGACAAAAGAGTGCGTGGTTATTCAGTTACATGCCCAGATGACACTATTAAAGTTCTAAGGACCTTTTTagacaattaa